In a genomic window of Echeneis naucrates chromosome 4, fEcheNa1.1, whole genome shotgun sequence:
- the rgmd gene encoding RGM domain family, member D — protein sequence MSTVSSQGKLCCSRSVDEQQSRISILTGWIGMGRSGPQITAKRQLWDCVTLTMVLLSLLFRPAHCQQCRIQRCNTEYVASTSPSSGLQEDVALDVDYCIALRAYALCTRRQARSCRGDLVYHSAVFRIKELFSQHNCSSDGPTSSAKVPSTSRPAVSELCDYENRVLVSGSTGQQKKYAHCGLFGDPHLRTFRDEFQTCKVEGAWPLIDNRFLSVQVTNVPVVLGSSATATSKITVIFKSYHGCTDQKVYQATTEDLPLAFQDGTRSGGESGSLTIVERGGSGVGRQVKIQARYIGTSIIIRRVGSYLTFAIRMPEDNLDYTEDNGGLQLCLHGCPRNELIKEHTLARQSQQPRLQGTNMELGPLRPPHQAYTVERATAKCRETLQVEDVYFQSCVFDLLTTGDPEFSMAAYGALEDLKALPPSKLKQNPPRTPHLYNQGVSQASAAAAANSPILALLLLSLLLL from the exons ATGTCAACAGTTTCGTCTCAAGGCAAGCTCTGCTGTAG CCGCAGCGTCGATGAGCAGCAGTCGCGGATCTCCATTCTAACTGGATGGATTGGTATGGGGAGAAGCGGACCTCAGATCACGGCTAAGCGGCAGCTTTGGGACTGTGTAACGTTGACGATGGTTTTACTTTCGCTGCTGTTCCGACCAG ctcaCTGCCAGCAGTGTCGAATTCAGCGCTGTAATACAGAATACGTGGCTTCTACCTCACCCTCAAGTGGCCTGCAGGAGGATGTGGCTCTGGACGTGGACTACTGCATCGCCCTGAGGGCCTACGCCTTGTGCACCCGACGACAGGCCCGCAGCTGTAGGGGTGACTTGGTTTACCACTCGGCCGTCTTCCGCATCAAGGAATTATTCTCTCAACATAACTGCTCCAGCGACGGGCCAACCTCCTCTGCGAAAGTCCCCAGCACGTCTCGGCCGGCCGTGTCGGAGCTGTGCGACTATGAGAATCGGGTCCTTGTGTCGGGCTCGACGGGCCAGCAGAAGAAATACGCCCACTGTGGATTATTCGGGGACCCACACCTACGGACTTTCCGAGATGAGTTTCAGACCTGTAAGGTGGAAGGGGCATGGCCCCTAATTGATAACCGCTTCCTGTCGGTGCAGGTGACCAATGTGCCCGTTGTCCTCGGCTCAAGTGCCACAGCTACCAGCAAG ATCACAGTGATCTTTAAGTCCTATCACGGCTGTACAGATCAGAAAGTGTACCAGGCCACCACTGAGGATCTGCCACTGGCTTTTCAGGACGGGACTCGCAGCGGCGGCGAGAGCGGCAGCTTGACCATCGTGGAGCGTGGCGGCTCCGGAGTGGGCCGGCAGGTGAAGATCCAGGCCCGTTACATTGGCACTTCCATCATCATCCGGCGTGTAGGCAGCTACCTGACTTTTGCCATCCGCATGCCGGAGGACAACCTGGACTACACAGAGGACAACGGGGGTCTGCAGCTCTGCCTGCACGGCTGCCCACGCAACGAGCTCATCAAGGAGCACACGCTGGCCCGGCAGAGCCAGCAGCCCCGTCTGCAGGGCACCAACATGGAGCTGGGCCCCCTGCGGCCCCCCCATCAGGCCTACACGGTGGAGAGGGCCACAGCCAAGTGTAGAGAGACGCTGCAGGTGGAGGACGTGTACTttcagtcctgtgtgtttgaCTTGCTGACCACAGGGGACCCAGAGTTCTCTATGGCTGCCTACGGCGCTCTGGAGGATTTAAAGGCTCTGCCGCCCAGTAAACTGAAGCAGAACCCCCCAAGGACTCCTCATCTCTACAACCAGGGGGTGTCGCAGGCGTCAGCTGCCGCGGCGGCCAACAGCCCCATTCTTGCGCTCCtactcctctctctgctgcttttgtaa